From Thermoleophilum album:
CCGTACTGGCCGCGAGCCGCCGTAGCCGCGTAGGTGCGGGAGGTCGCGCTCCGGCAGCTCGCGCTCTCCTCCCAACCCGTACAGCACCTGGACATCACCGTGCTCGAGAACGTCGCCGAGGAAGTAGAAGAAGTCGTCAGCCTCGCCGTCGAAGCCGAGGCTGTGCAACGCCCACAGTGCGAACGATGCGTCGCGCATCCAGCAGTAGCGGTAGTCCCAGTTGCGCGAACCGCCGATCGTCTCAGGCAGCGACGTCGTAGCCGCGGCGGCGAGCGCACCCGTCGGCTGGTAGGCGAGTGCGCGCAAGGTCAGCGCCGAGCGCTGCAGCACCGCACGCCACGGATGGTCCGGGAAGCGGCCGCGGTCGAGCCACTCCTGCCAAAAGTGGGTGGTCTCGACGAGCGCGCGGTGGGCGTCGTCATAGCTGCGCGGAAGCCAACTGTCCCAGGCCAGAGCGATGAACCGCTGCTCCCCTGCACGCAAGGTGCTGCGAGCGCTCGCCCGAGCGTGTTCGACGCCTACCCGCAGGTCGCTCGCCAGCCGCAGGCGCGGACCGGACCCGCCATCCGAAGGATCGGCGGCGAGCTCGTGGTAGCCCCCCGGCCCGAACCGCCACCGCGCCGCCTTGCGCCCGTAGTCGAAGCGCGGCTCGCAGGCAAGCTCGACCTCGACCTCACCGTGGACGCAGTGCAGGGTTCGCAACAGCACGCGCCGTGCCGAAACGTCGGCGGGTGCTCGCCGCCAGTCGCCCTCGAGCGGCCTCTCGGCGCTCCAGCGGCCGACGAGCAGCGCGTCGCGGACCACAAGCCATCCGCTGCCGGTTCCCCAGCTCGTTTCGAGCACCACCGTGCCGGGCAGGTAGCGGCGATCGACGGGCACCGTGACGTCGGCCGGACCGAGCCGGAAAAACCCTGCGTCCGGGTCAAGAATCGACCCGAACACGCTCGGCGAGTCGAGCCGCGGCAGACAGAGCCATTCGACGGAGCCATCGGGAGCTACAAGGGCACCGGTTTCGCAGTCGGAGAGGAACGCGTATTCGGCGATCGGCACAGTTCGGCCGCGAGCGAACGCCACGAAGTCGCCTGGCCCGCTCACGCCTGCGTCCCGCCTCCGCTCGCGATGTCGGTTACCACCACGACCTCGCCCCCTTGCTCGGCGCAGTCGCTGGCGAGCATCGCCGCTGGCTGGGCGTCGACCGTGGCGCTGTCGGGACGGCCACCGGCGGCGCCGGACAGCGACTGCTCGAGCGCAGCGAGCGCGGGCCGCTTCTCCTCCCCGAGAGCGAGCAGGACGAGACGGGCGCAATGGGCTAGCACGGGGAACGTGAGCGTCACGCGGGGCACGAACGGCGCGAGACCCGGTTCGTCGACGGCGACGGCCCAGCGGTCGCGCTCGCCGAGAGCGGCTTGGTCGGGAAAAAGGGACGCGACGTGCCCGTCGCGGCCGACGCTCAGAAACACGACGTCGAAGCGCGGCGAGGCGTACGCGCTCCCGCCCACGATTGCAAGCTCGCGCTCGTAGATCGCTGCTGCCGCGGCGGGCGGGCGATCGAGACGGGGCGCGCGCAGGCGGGGGCGCAGCGCAGGCGGTAGCGGTGCGACCAGCTGTCGCTCGACGAGCCGCCCGTTCGAGCGCGCGTCACCGGCCGGAACGCAGCGCTCGTCGGACAACCAGAGCTCGCTGTCGGCGAGATCGACCCTTCGCGCCGCCAGCCGCTCGTAAACCTGCGCCGCGCCGCGACCCCCCGTCACCACAAGGCGCGCGCCGCCGCCGAGAGCGGCGACGAGGAGCTCGGCACAGCGCCCCACCGCGTCGCCTACCCGCTCGACCCGGATCGACCCCATCCCGGCGCTCTTTCTGTTCTCGCCATGCGTCACTGACCGCCAACTTCCGCCCGGCCGCCAGCGACCTCCGCTACCTCGGCGAGACAAACCGCCGCCTGCAGCGCCGGACGGTAAGTCGGGTCCCGCAAGAGCGCTTCGCGGAGAGCCTCGGCGAGGATCCCGCGCTCGCCGCGCGACGCCCCGACGGCGACGGAGACGCGCTCGCCACCGCCGCTGCGCGAGCGACAAACAAGGCCGCCCCTGCCGCGCTCGAGCGCGATCTCGCTACCTGCGCTTTGCACCGCTACGCCCGCCAGACCCGGCACCCCAAGCGTTCCGACCTCTTCCGTGACGACGCGCACGTCGCGCCCGACGAGCGGCCGTGTCCGCGCGTCTCGCTCGCGTTGCGGCCGCGAAGCGCAGCCATCGTCCAAGCGGCGCTCGTCGAGCGGGGGCGCGCTGCCGTCGGCCGCGGCGGATGCGCCACCTTCACCAGCCCCCTCGCGCAGGTCCCAGCCGAGCCGCGACGCGAGCCACCCCGCGAACAGCAACGCCGAAGCCCGCGAACCGGGGGCGTGGCGGACCCGCACCTGCTCGATCCGCCACAGCTCGGCGCGCCGCCGCGGCGGATCGAAAAGCTCGGCGACACGCAGACGCCAAGGCTCGGAGCGCAACCACTCGAGATCGACGACGTGCGCGGCCAGCGACAGGCGCCAGGCGCGTTCAAGCGCGTGCGAGAGCGACGCGTGTCCGGCCGAGTCGATCAGCACCGCCTCGAAGAGGCCGGCCAGGGCGGCCACCCATTCGTCGTCGACGCCCACCGGCCAGACCGCCGTCGGAACGCCGCTGACCACGAGCGGCGCAGCCACGGACGCGACCCGGTCGCGACTGCGCACGCGCAGCTGAACCAGCTCGCGCAACGTCACGAGCGGTGCGTCCCAGGCACCGTCGCTGGCGACCTCGACCGTCTGTGCGACGTCGCCGTTCCCACCAGCAACCAGCAAGACGACGCGCGAGGGATGGTTGGGGCCGAGTGCGCGCAGACGCTCCCGCACCGTGCCCAATCGTTCGGCGGCGACCGGCACGATCAACGTCAAAGCGCGCGCCGGGACGACCCCGTGGCGCTGATGGGCAGCACGCAACAGGTCGCGCAAAGCCCGATCGGCGTCGGTGGCACCCACCACCGAACGGCTGAGGTGCAACGCGGGCCGCTCGGTCGCCAGCTCTGCGCCCGCTTCCGTCATCACAACGGACGCCAGGCGTGCCCGGGCAGAAGGATCCGGTCCGCCTGCGCCGGCCCCGCCGAGCCGGCGGCATACGGCAGCGGCCGCTCGCCCGAGCGCTCCCACGCGTCGAGTATCGGCTGGCAGATCGCCCACTGGGCGGCGACCTCATCTTCGCGAGTGAAGAGCGTCGCGTCCCCCAGCATCGCGTCGAGGATCAGGCGCTCGTACGCCTCCGGCGACTCCGAGAGAAAGGCGCTTCCGTACAGAAACTCGAGGTTCACCGGGCGGGTGCGCATGCGGCTGCCCGGGATCTTGGCGTTGATCGCAATCGAGACGCCTTCGTTCGGCTGCACCGACAGCACGATCTCGTTCTGTTTCACGCCCCCGCCCTCGCCGTGCAGGGCGAGGTGCGGCACCGGCCGCAACGTCAGCGCGATCTCGGTCGACTTGCGCGCCAGCCGCTTGCCGGTGCGCAGGTAGAAAGGCACCCCCGCCCACCGCCAGTTCTCGACACCGAGCCGCAGCGCGACGAACGTCTCGGTACGCGACTGCGGGTCGACCCCCTCCTCCTCCAGGTAACCCGGCACCTCCTCGCCCTCGACGACCCCGCGCGCGTACTGGCCGCGCACGGTCGCAGCCCCGACCTCTTGCGGCGACGGCGGACGCACGGCACGCAGCAGCTTCGCTTTCTCGTCGCGGACCGGATCGGCCGAGAAGCGCACCGGTGGCTCCATCGCGATCAGCGCCAGCAGCTGCAACATGTGGTTTTGAACGAGGTCGCGCAACGCTCCCGACTGCTCGTAGTAGCCCGCACGCCCCTCGATGCCGAGATCCTCGGTCACGGTGATCTGCACGTTCTCCACGTAGTGGCGGTTCCAGAACGGCTCGAAGATGCCGTTCGCGAAACGCAGCGCGAGGATGTTCTGAACCGTCTCCTTGCCCAGATAGTGGTCGATCCGGAAGATCTGGCGCTCGTCGAGGACGGCGTGAAAGCGGGCGTTGAGCTCCTCGGCTTCGGCGAGGCTGCGGCCGATCGGCTTCTCGACCACCACCCGCACCTCGGCGCCTTCCGCGCGCGCAAGTCCGTGGC
This genomic window contains:
- a CDS encoding glycoside hydrolase family 15 protein: MSGPGDFVAFARGRTVPIAEYAFLSDCETGALVAPDGSVEWLCLPRLDSPSVFGSILDPDAGFFRLGPADVTVPVDRRYLPGTVVLETSWGTGSGWLVVRDALLVGRWSAERPLEGDWRRAPADVSARRVLLRTLHCVHGEVEVELACEPRFDYGRKAARWRFGPGGYHELAADPSDGGSGPRLRLASDLRVGVEHARASARSTLRAGEQRFIALAWDSWLPRSYDDAHRALVETTHFWQEWLDRGRFPDHPWRAVLQRSALTLRALAYQPTGALAAAATTSLPETIGGSRNWDYRYCWMRDASFALWALHSLGFDGEADDFFYFLGDVLEHGDVQVLYGLGGERELPERDLPHLRGYGGSRPVRIGNGAYRQRQNDVWGALVDAVYLHVRGREHLPPDVWSRLVAVVEAALAGWREPDRGIWEVRGPARHFVSSKVMCWVAAERGVRLAAFRGDRARARRWHEAAKTIRAEVLRDGVSERGVFTQAFGSEELDASLLLIPLVRFLPADDARVRRTIAAIESELSDGGFVRRYDPQRVDDGIGEPEGAFTVCSFWLVSALTEAGEIDRAGELCERLLAHAGPLGLYAEEIDPRSGRHLGNYPQALTHLALINAVLHVARADLGLDATSLPFGRPWPELA
- the pgl gene encoding 6-phosphogluconolactonase, which encodes MTHGENRKSAGMGSIRVERVGDAVGRCAELLVAALGGGARLVVTGGRGAAQVYERLAARRVDLADSELWLSDERCVPAGDARSNGRLVERQLVAPLPPALRPRLRAPRLDRPPAAAAAIYERELAIVGGSAYASPRFDVVFLSVGRDGHVASLFPDQAALGERDRWAVAVDEPGLAPFVPRVTLTFPVLAHCARLVLLALGEEKRPALAALEQSLSGAAGGRPDSATVDAQPAAMLASDCAEQGGEVVVVTDIASGGGTQA
- a CDS encoding OpcA/G6PD domain-containing protein encodes the protein MTEAGAELATERPALHLSRSVVGATDADRALRDLLRAAHQRHGVVPARALTLIVPVAAERLGTVRERLRALGPNHPSRVVLLVAGGNGDVAQTVEVASDGAWDAPLVTLRELVQLRVRSRDRVASVAAPLVVSGVPTAVWPVGVDDEWVAALAGLFEAVLIDSAGHASLSHALERAWRLSLAAHVVDLEWLRSEPWRLRVAELFDPPRRRAELWRIEQVRVRHAPGSRASALLFAGWLASRLGWDLREGAGEGGASAAADGSAPPLDERRLDDGCASRPQRERDARTRPLVGRDVRVVTEEVGTLGVPGLAGVAVQSAGSEIALERGRGGLVCRSRSGGGERVSVAVGASRGERGILAEALREALLRDPTYRPALQAAVCLAEVAEVAGGRAEVGGQ
- the zwf gene encoding glucose-6-phosphate dehydrogenase; translation: MAVVERRRNPLREGLERPIAAATALVIFGATGDLARRKLLPAVYNLGHEGLLPHGFRLVAVARSELSDDAYRHLFAESVERFSRRRPDQAVLERLLDLTSYESGAFGDDDLYKRLGRRLAELDSDDDLRHNRVFYLATAPAFFAPLVEALGRHGLARAEGAEVRVVVEKPIGRSLAEAEELNARFHAVLDERQIFRIDHYLGKETVQNILALRFANGIFEPFWNRHYVENVQITVTEDLGIEGRAGYYEQSGALRDLVQNHMLQLLALIAMEPPVRFSADPVRDEKAKLLRAVRPPSPQEVGAATVRGQYARGVVEGEEVPGYLEEEGVDPQSRTETFVALRLGVENWRWAGVPFYLRTGKRLARKSTEIALTLRPVPHLALHGEGGGVKQNEIVLSVQPNEGVSIAINAKIPGSRMRTRPVNLEFLYGSAFLSESPEAYERLILDAMLGDATLFTREDEVAAQWAICQPILDAWERSGERPLPYAAGSAGPAQADRILLPGHAWRPL